In the genome of Bacillus thuringiensis, the window ATAATATAATTAAAGCTATATTTAATATCCATTGCAAAACACTAGCTATAACATGATCGATATTAAATGACTTCATATTCTCTTTAGACTCCCCTTCGTATAAGTACTTATTTATTATAGCAAAATTACGATTGGAAAGAAGTTAAATCATATATTCGTCCTTTGTTGTTGCCAGTGTAGGTGATGTTCATTGTTTGGAGGAGTCTTTTAACCGCAGAACTAGATTCCATATTAAGAAATTCCCTCAATTCGCTATTAGTAGTTATCATATTAAACAGAAGTGTGTAATCTTGTACAGCACGTAAATGAGCATGTTTAGACATACTATTGCAGTTTGAACAACGCCATCCCTGCTTTTCTTTTAACATTGCCATTGTAAAACATTCCTCGCACTGTACCCCCTTTAGCAACTCCTCTTTTTTAATTTTATATTGTGCAAGAACATTTTGTCGTTGTGGAATGTGCTCATTCATAATCTGGCCTATAAGTCCATTTATATTATCAATCACTTTTCCTTTATATTGATTTTTAATCTGTTTTATTCTATTAGGTAAATTTGCACTGTGGATAATTTTACTAGACAGTATTTCATCTGAAGTTTTAATAATTGTACGAGGGGAACTAATTACAACGAGGGATTCAATCGGAATATTATGTAAATCATGTAGATTCAGCCATTTTCTCAGTTGCATCTCTTGCCGTTTCAGTTGTAAAAGCGGATCTGGGAATCCTTCTTCGGTAGTACCATCTGCTATTCGAATAAGCTGATTGAACTTTGCATCAAAAATTAATGTACCAATAATATTTTTTATTTCAAGAAAAAGAAGAAAATAAGATGAAACTATGAGAGTATCAATTTGGAAATAATGTTTTTGATCAAATAACCTAATATCATGTAAAATATGGTATTCTGCTTCGGATAGAAAACTCAGCGGATACTCGATCGCCTGCTCTCCTTTATAGCCGGCCATAAATTTCGCTAGACTTTCAACCACCACATTCCTTTTTGGATGATGAGCAGGCAATCTTCTAAGTAAAGCTTCTAATTGGAGCAAATATACGGGCATTTTCCGCTCTTTCACAATCACTTTTATCCCCCTCCAAAATATATCAGCGATTTTTCAAATATATCAGCGCAACTCCAAATATATCGGCGATTTTCGAAATATATCGGCGCAACTCCAAATATATCAGCGATTTTCGAAATATATCGACTTACCGACAAAAACCGACACAACATACACACATAAAATCTTATACACAGTATAACATCACAGCAAAAATCACACTGTAAGCATAATGTTAATATCCCATTTTGATTCTGTTCTTTTCAAAATGGGATATTAACATTCTACATATAAAAAAGACCATTTTGTTAAATCAAAGATGATCATCCTCTTTCACTATCACTTCACCATTCGGATATTTATGCTTAATATAATCGCTTCCCCAATCACAAAGTACTTTTAAGCCTTGTTTTAATGATTGTCCCTGTTCTGTAAGGGAGTATTCAACTTTCGGTGGCACTTGATTGTATACTTTTCTAGATACGAGTCCATCCTTTTCAAGCTCTTTCAATTGCTCCGTAAGCATTTTTTGTGTAATACCAGTGACCAATCGTTTTAATTCACCGTTTCTTGTCGGTCCGCTTGTTAAATGATATAAAATGTGGGATTTCCACTTACCCCCGATCACATCTAAAACGACTTCAATTCTATTGTTATACTCTTTTTTCATACCGAACTCCTTCTATATTTTAATAGGCACTTTCTCGTGCCTATGTCACGAGATGGTGTCTATATCACGGAAAAGTGCGTACTTTTCATAGTACCTGTACTATACCATAATGATGCATGTAAGCAACTTATAACAGAACATCAACTTAGTGGGGGTATTTTAAAATGAAAAAAGAAAATCGTACTACAAATTTTTATGATGTGATTCGTGAGCGTCGTTCCGTTCGCTCCTATGATCCATCCGTTACAATCTCTGATGAAGAAATTAAAGAACTTTTAGAAGAAGCAATGTTAGCACCAAGCAGTTCAAACTTAAACCCATGGCGTTTCATGGTAATTACAGATCAAGATTTAAAAGAGAAGCTTCACCCAATCGCTTTAAATCAACCACAAGTGTTAGAAGCATCCGCTATGATCGTAATTTTAAGCGAAAATAATGCCCACGAATTCGAACATATCAATAAAGTGAATGAACGTGCAGTAGCTGCTGGATTCATGACAGAAGAAATTAAAACTAGACTGAACAACAGCATTCGTGAGTTTTATGCACCTGTAAGTGACCAAGGAAAAAGAGAATGGCAAATGCTTGATGGTGGTTTGTTAGCTATGCAATTGATGCTTGCTGCAAAAGCAAGAGGATATGATACAGTTCCAATGCTTGGCTATAAGGTTGTAGAATTCCGCCAAGCATTTAACGTTCCAGAAAACTTAACTGATGTTTTAATGATTGCATTAGGCAAAGCAAAAGAGCCAGGATTCCCATCAGTTCGATTAACTGTAGATGAAGTAACTTCTTGGAATGGCGATTTTTAATCACCGGTTTCATCGTACTTTTGAAATGAAAGTACGATGAAATCTATTAGTTAAACTATGATCAACTACTTGCAAAAAAGAAAGGCGGAGAAAACAATGCTTGAAGTTTTAAACCGAATTAATGAACTAGCTAACAAACAAAAAGAAGCAGGTTTAACAAAAACAGAATTACATGAGCGTAAAGCATTACGCGAGGAGTACCTTCAAATTATCCGTGGTCAAATCAACACCACTGTTACAGGGTTAAAGATATTAGATCCTTTAGGAAATGACGTGACGCCTGAAAAATTAAAAGAACAACAAAAGCTAGCACTAAACACAGATAACAACGCATGAAAATACCAAGATTTTTTGTTACTTATTGATTCGTCTAAGTAAACATGCGATTAGATGAATCATTAAGTTAACATCCATTTTTATTTCTAAATAAAAAATCCCACAAACAAATTATCCCCGTCTTTGCTTTGTATCTTATAGCTTTTTCACACTGAAACTATATCCGTTAAAATCGTTTCATAACGTTATTACTTCCGCATAGCTACAATTTATATAATAACGGTACAGTACAAATAACGTACTGAATCACTAAGTATGGGGGAATAACGATGAACGAAGCGTTACTATTAGTAGACATACAAAATGATTACTTTGAAGGCGGCAATATGGAATTACATCAACCTGAAAAAGCCGCACAAAAAGCGAAAGAAGTTTTGAAAGTATTTCGCGAAAAACATAAAACAGTTATTCACGTACAACATATCGCGAACAATGAAGGAGCTACTTTCTTCTTACCTGATACAGTAGGTGTTCAAATTCATGATGATGTACAACCGATTGTTAACGAAAGAGTCATTCAAAAACATCACCCCAACAGTTTTTTAAGAACAAATTTATTAGAAACATTACAGACAGAGAAAATAGACCGACTAGTCATTTGCGGTATGATGACTCATGTATGTATTGATGCAACAGTGCGCGCTGCCAGTGACTTCGGATTTCAATGTATTGTAATTGAAGATGCTTGTACAACAAAAGATTTAGAATTTCAAGGAAATCTAATCCCTGCAGTACACGCTCATCAATCGTTCATGAGTGCATTAGAGTTTGGTGATATTTATGCAACAGTCATGTCAGCAAACTGTTTTATAACCAAAAGCAAATAAAGAATTACAGTTCCATATGAAAAAAGAAAGGATAAGTATCTTATTCTTTCTTTTTTTCCATCGTCTTAATGACAGTATTTATACGATAATCACCATAATGTAAAACATCTGCAAGAGTCTCTTCTAATTGCTGATGCGAAGATGTT includes:
- a CDS encoding nuclease-related domain-containing protein → MIVKERKMPVYLLQLEALLRRLPAHHPKRNVVVESLAKFMAGYKGEQAIEYPLSFLSEAEYHILHDIRLFDQKHYFQIDTLIVSSYFLLFLEIKNIIGTLIFDAKFNQLIRIADGTTEEGFPDPLLQLKRQEMQLRKWLNLHDLHNIPIESLVVISSPRTIIKTSDEILSSKIIHSANLPNRIKQIKNQYKGKVIDNINGLIGQIMNEHIPQRQNVLAQYKIKKEELLKGVQCEECFTMAMLKEKQGWRCSNCNSMSKHAHLRAVQDYTLLFNMITTNSELREFLNMESSSAVKRLLQTMNITYTGNNKGRIYDLTSFQS
- a CDS encoding winged helix-turn-helix transcriptional regulator, which gives rise to MKKEYNNRIEVVLDVIGGKWKSHILYHLTSGPTRNGELKRLVTGITQKMLTEQLKELEKDGLVSRKVYNQVPPKVEYSLTEQGQSLKQGLKVLCDWGSDYIKHKYPNGEVIVKEDDHL
- a CDS encoding nitroreductase family protein, with the protein product MKKENRTTNFYDVIRERRSVRSYDPSVTISDEEIKELLEEAMLAPSSSNLNPWRFMVITDQDLKEKLHPIALNQPQVLEASAMIVILSENNAHEFEHINKVNERAVAAGFMTEEIKTRLNNSIREFYAPVSDQGKREWQMLDGGLLAMQLMLAAKARGYDTVPMLGYKVVEFRQAFNVPENLTDVLMIALGKAKEPGFPSVRLTVDEVTSWNGDF
- a CDS encoding DUF896 domain-containing protein yields the protein MLEVLNRINELANKQKEAGLTKTELHERKALREEYLQIIRGQINTTVTGLKILDPLGNDVTPEKLKEQQKLALNTDNNA
- a CDS encoding cysteine hydrolase family protein, whose product is MNEALLLVDIQNDYFEGGNMELHQPEKAAQKAKEVLKVFREKHKTVIHVQHIANNEGATFFLPDTVGVQIHDDVQPIVNERVIQKHHPNSFLRTNLLETLQTEKIDRLVICGMMTHVCIDATVRAASDFGFQCIVIEDACTTKDLEFQGNLIPAVHAHQSFMSALEFGDIYATVMSANCFITKSK